The Thioalkalivibrio sulfidiphilus HL-EbGr7 genome includes a window with the following:
- a CDS encoding Na+/H+ antiporter subunit E has product MIALVWNFALALAWVALTGSFTGVNLLVGFVLGYVILGFALRHKPVFANYVSKVPRFIRFIGFFISELVMSNLKVAYDVLTPTHHMRPGVIAFPLEARTDGEITIVANLISLTPGTLSLDVSSDKKVLYIHVMYLDDERQVHDSIKYLESRVLELLR; this is encoded by the coding sequence GTGATCGCCCTGGTCTGGAACTTCGCCCTGGCCCTGGCCTGGGTGGCGCTCACCGGCAGTTTCACCGGCGTCAACCTGCTGGTGGGTTTCGTGCTCGGCTACGTGATCCTGGGCTTTGCCCTGCGCCACAAGCCGGTGTTCGCCAACTACGTGAGCAAGGTGCCGCGCTTCATCCGTTTCATCGGCTTCTTCATCTCCGAGCTGGTCATGTCCAACCTCAAGGTGGCCTACGACGTGCTCACCCCCACCCATCACATGCGTCCGGGGGTGATCGCCTTTCCGCTGGAGGCGCGCACCGACGGCGAGATCACCATCGTGGCCAACCTGATCTCCCTGACGCCGGGAACCCTGAGCCTGGACGTCTCCAGCGACAAGAAGGTGCTCTACATCCACGTGATGTACCTGGATGACGAGCGGCAGGTCCATGACAGCATCAAGTACCTGGAGTCCCGGGTGCTGGAACTGCTGCGTTGA
- a CDS encoding Na+/H+ antiporter subunit D, which translates to MSTMVALPVMLPLIAGAVSLALWRSRLAQRSIGVVANLALMWVSVELLLLTWNEGIQVMHMGSWPAPFGIVLVSDMLGAIMVVLTAIIGLATAVYSLSGVSRRHEHYGYYPLMHLLLAGVNGAFLTGDIFNMYVWFEVMLVASFALLILGGERAQMEGAIKYVTLNLLSSALFLSGIGLLYGLTGTLNMADIAVKLNDLEDTGLITVIAMLFMVSFGIKASAFPFFFWLPASYHTPQVAVSALFAGLLTKVGVYALFRVFSLIFDHDVGYTHTLLLWMAALTMLTGVLGAAAQFEFRRILSFHIISQIGYMILGLALFTPLAIIGGVFYLMHHIIVKANLFLVSGVVFRLKGTHELKDLGGLYRSHPWLGVLFLIPALSLAGLPPLSGFFAKFILIRAGVEVEAWWIVAVALVVGLLTLYSMIKIWAEVFWKAQPEGVSHPVDPAAHQGGLWLMVLPIVGLGLMTLFIGLWGQPIYLLAERAAVEMLDSSRYIDAVLGSAQGVRP; encoded by the coding sequence ATGAGCACCATGGTCGCGTTGCCCGTCATGCTCCCGCTGATCGCGGGTGCGGTGTCCCTGGCCCTGTGGCGGTCGCGCTTAGCCCAGCGTTCCATCGGCGTGGTGGCCAACCTGGCGCTCATGTGGGTGTCGGTGGAACTGCTGCTGCTCACCTGGAACGAGGGCATCCAGGTCATGCACATGGGCAGCTGGCCGGCGCCCTTCGGCATCGTGCTGGTCTCCGACATGCTGGGTGCCATCATGGTGGTGCTCACGGCCATCATCGGCCTGGCCACCGCCGTGTACTCCCTCTCCGGGGTGAGCCGGCGCCATGAGCACTACGGCTACTACCCGCTCATGCACCTGTTGCTAGCGGGCGTGAACGGCGCCTTCCTCACCGGCGACATCTTCAACATGTACGTGTGGTTCGAGGTCATGCTGGTGGCCTCCTTCGCCCTGCTGATCCTGGGCGGCGAGCGGGCGCAGATGGAAGGCGCCATCAAGTACGTGACCCTGAACCTGCTGTCCTCGGCCCTGTTCCTGTCGGGCATCGGCCTGCTCTACGGGCTGACGGGCACCCTGAACATGGCGGACATCGCCGTGAAGCTTAACGACCTGGAAGACACCGGGCTGATCACCGTGATTGCGATGCTGTTCATGGTGTCCTTCGGCATCAAGGCCTCCGCCTTCCCGTTCTTCTTCTGGCTGCCGGCCTCCTACCACACGCCCCAGGTGGCGGTCTCGGCCCTGTTCGCCGGCCTGCTCACCAAGGTGGGTGTGTACGCCCTGTTCCGGGTGTTCAGCCTGATCTTCGACCACGACGTGGGCTACACCCACACGCTGTTGCTGTGGATGGCGGCACTCACCATGCTCACCGGCGTGCTGGGTGCGGCGGCGCAGTTCGAGTTCCGGCGCATCCTGTCCTTCCACATCATCAGCCAGATCGGCTACATGATCCTGGGCCTGGCCCTGTTCACGCCGCTGGCCATCATCGGCGGCGTGTTCTACCTGATGCACCACATCATCGTGAAGGCCAACCTGTTCCTGGTCAGTGGTGTGGTGTTCCGGCTCAAGGGCACCCATGAACTCAAGGACCTGGGCGGGCTGTACCGCAGCCATCCCTGGCTGGGCGTGCTGTTCCTGATCCCGGCCCTGTCCCTGGCCGGCCTGCCGCCCCTGTCCGGTTTCTTCGCCAAGTTCATCCTGATCCGCGCCGGCGTGGAGGTGGAGGCCTGGTGGATCGTCGCCGTGGCCCTGGTGGTGGGTCTGCTGACCCTGTATTCCATGATCAAGATCTGGGCGGAGGTGTTCTGGAAGGCCCAGCCGGAAGGCGTCTCGCACCCGGTGGATCCCGCGGCCCACCAGGGTGGCCTCTGGCTCATGGTGCTGCCGATCGTCGGCCTCGGTCTCATGACCCTGTTCATCGGTCTCTGGGGTCAGCCCATCTACCTGCTGGCCGAGCGGGCCGCGGTGGAGATGCTGGATTCGTCCCGCTATATCGATGCGGTGCTGGGCTCGGCCCAGGGGGTGCGGCCGTGA
- a CDS encoding TIGR04211 family SH3 domain-containing protein: protein MKSVVLLLCLLLFSAALHAETAYISDDLNVAIRSGKTFQHRIMRFVPSGARVEVLQRDEDGYVLIRTQEGTEGWLEGSNLANQPHARDRLAQVERQLATLRDQRGELQGQIQALRGERDEALGQVRQTQSELERLATEMENLRQAAARPLELAEDNERLRGLLGQTRTRAETLERELAEVKQTEQREWFMVGAGVTVGSILLGIILTRIRWRRRNDGWS, encoded by the coding sequence GTGAAGTCCGTTGTGCTGCTGCTCTGCCTGCTCCTGTTCTCCGCCGCCTTGCACGCGGAGACCGCCTATATCAGCGACGACCTCAACGTGGCCATCCGTTCCGGCAAGACCTTCCAGCACCGCATCATGCGTTTTGTGCCCAGCGGCGCCCGGGTGGAGGTGCTGCAGCGGGACGAGGACGGCTACGTGCTGATCCGCACCCAGGAGGGCACCGAGGGCTGGCTGGAAGGCAGCAACCTCGCCAACCAGCCCCATGCCCGGGATCGACTCGCCCAGGTGGAGCGTCAGCTCGCGACCCTGCGCGATCAGCGGGGAGAGCTGCAGGGCCAGATCCAGGCCCTGCGCGGCGAGCGTGACGAGGCCCTGGGCCAGGTGCGGCAGACCCAGTCCGAGCTGGAACGCCTGGCCACCGAGATGGAGAACCTGCGCCAGGCCGCCGCCCGGCCCCTGGAGCTGGCCGAGGACAACGAGCGCCTGCGAGGCCTGCTGGGTCAGACGCGCACCCGGGCCGAGACCCTGGAGCGGGAGCTGGCCGAGGTGAAACAGACCGAGCAGCGGGAGTGGTTCATGGTCGGTGCCGGCGTCACTGTGGGCAGTATCCTGCTGGGCATCATCCTGACCCGCATCCGCTGGCGCCGCCGCAACGACGGCTGGTCCTGA
- a CDS encoding putative monovalent cation/H+ antiporter subunit A, translating into MLFAVLSGFLIAAVAPWLHRLSGRHSGWLLALLPGALFVYFLGFIPEVSDGSAVRLVYPWVPGLDIQLSFLVDGLSLLFALLISGIGFFIVAYAGRYLEKHRDLGRFYVLILSFMASMLGLVLADNLIALFVFWELTSITSYLLIGYNHEDKSARQSALQGLFVTVGGGLALLTGFIMLAIVGGSYELSEILASDGLQEHAWYLPMLLLILAGAFTKSAQVPFHFWLPNAMAAPTPVSAYLHSATMVKAGVYLLARLNPGLGGTETWLLILSLFGGLTMLTGVFLSARSTGVKKVLAYSTVMALGTLVMLIGVGTETAIIAAVTFLLAHSLYKGALFLIAGILDHEAGCKDFLQTGGLRRALPVTTFFAAIAALSLGGVLPLFGFIAKELMLEAVLDAPSVSGILTAFAVLTAILGVLVAAIVGIKPWFGPRVETPKTPHEAPPAMLAGPAVLASLGLIFGLAPWLAEGGILAAAATAVYGAPLTPKLALWHGINAPLMISIAGLVLGLLLYTQWARFRAAFAWLDPLAARIGPERQYERIMAAMVASADWQTRVLQNGYLRYYLLLILITTLLMVGITAQIFDISIGELSVTGVQLQEWAILGIMLGAAFVAVTFRSRLGAVASLGAVGFAVALIYVLFSAADVGITQVLVETLTVLLLVLVLFRLPGFLNLSSRLVRIRDAIVALSVGGMMTLLMLSTAHTRLYDSISSYFVQESVASGYGRNIVNVILVDFRALDTLGEIFVLALAAVGVYAMIKLRAEDKKQ; encoded by the coding sequence ATGCTGTTCGCTGTCCTCTCGGGATTCCTGATCGCCGCGGTCGCACCGTGGCTGCACCGCCTATCCGGCCGCCACAGCGGCTGGCTGCTGGCCCTGCTGCCAGGCGCGCTGTTCGTCTACTTCCTCGGATTCATCCCGGAGGTCTCCGACGGCTCGGCGGTGCGCCTGGTCTATCCCTGGGTGCCGGGGCTCGATATCCAGCTCTCCTTCCTGGTGGACGGCCTGTCGCTGCTGTTCGCCCTGCTGATCTCCGGCATCGGCTTCTTCATCGTCGCCTACGCCGGCCGCTACCTGGAAAAACACCGGGATCTGGGCCGCTTCTACGTGCTCATCCTGTCCTTCATGGCCTCCATGCTGGGCCTGGTGCTTGCGGACAACCTGATCGCCCTGTTCGTGTTCTGGGAACTGACCAGCATCACCTCCTACCTGCTGATCGGCTACAACCACGAGGACAAGTCCGCCCGCCAGTCGGCCCTCCAGGGCCTGTTCGTGACCGTGGGCGGCGGCCTGGCCCTGCTCACCGGATTCATCATGCTGGCCATCGTCGGCGGCAGTTACGAGCTGTCCGAGATCCTGGCCTCCGACGGTCTCCAGGAGCATGCCTGGTACCTGCCCATGCTGCTGCTGATCCTGGCGGGGGCGTTTACCAAGTCCGCCCAGGTGCCGTTCCATTTCTGGCTGCCCAATGCCATGGCCGCGCCCACGCCGGTGTCCGCCTACCTGCACTCCGCCACCATGGTGAAGGCGGGCGTGTATCTGCTGGCGCGCCTCAACCCCGGCCTCGGCGGCACCGAGACCTGGCTGCTGATCCTGTCCCTGTTCGGCGGGCTCACCATGCTCACCGGCGTGTTCCTCTCGGCGCGCAGCACGGGGGTGAAGAAGGTGCTGGCCTATTCCACGGTCATGGCCCTCGGCACCCTGGTGATGCTCATCGGCGTGGGCACCGAGACCGCCATCATCGCCGCCGTGACCTTCCTGCTGGCCCATTCCCTGTACAAGGGCGCGCTGTTCCTCATCGCCGGCATCCTGGACCATGAGGCCGGCTGCAAGGACTTCCTGCAGACCGGCGGCCTGCGCCGTGCACTGCCGGTGACCACCTTCTTCGCCGCCATCGCCGCCCTGTCCCTGGGCGGTGTGCTGCCCCTGTTCGGTTTCATCGCCAAGGAGCTGATGCTGGAGGCGGTGCTCGACGCCCCGTCGGTGTCCGGCATCCTCACCGCCTTCGCCGTACTCACTGCCATCCTGGGCGTGCTGGTGGCCGCCATCGTGGGCATCAAGCCCTGGTTCGGTCCCCGGGTGGAGACCCCCAAGACGCCCCACGAGGCGCCCCCGGCCATGCTCGCCGGTCCCGCCGTGCTGGCCTCCCTTGGCCTGATCTTCGGCCTGGCGCCGTGGCTCGCCGAGGGCGGCATCCTGGCCGCCGCCGCCACGGCCGTGTACGGCGCGCCGCTGACGCCGAAGCTGGCGCTCTGGCACGGCATCAACGCGCCACTGATGATCAGCATCGCCGGTCTGGTGCTGGGTCTGCTGCTCTACACCCAGTGGGCGCGGTTCCGTGCCGCCTTCGCCTGGCTGGACCCCCTGGCAGCCCGCATCGGGCCCGAGCGCCAGTACGAGCGCATCATGGCCGCCATGGTGGCCAGTGCCGACTGGCAGACCCGGGTGTTGCAGAACGGTTACCTGCGCTACTACCTGCTGCTCATCCTGATCACCACCCTGCTGATGGTGGGCATCACGGCGCAGATCTTCGATATCTCCATCGGCGAGCTCTCCGTCACCGGCGTGCAACTGCAAGAATGGGCCATCCTGGGCATCATGCTGGGCGCCGCGTTCGTTGCGGTCACCTTCCGTTCCCGCCTGGGCGCCGTGGCCTCCCTGGGCGCGGTGGGCTTCGCCGTGGCGCTGATCTACGTGCTGTTCAGTGCGGCGGATGTGGGCATCACCCAGGTGCTGGTGGAGACCCTCACCGTGCTGCTGCTGGTGCTGGTGCTGTTCCGTCTGCCCGGTTTCCTGAACCTGTCCTCGCGACTGGTGCGCATCCGCGACGCCATCGTCGCCCTGTCCGTGGGCGGCATGATGACCCTGCTGATGCTGAGCACCGCCCATACCCGTCTCTACGACAGCATCTCCAGCTATTTCGTGCAAGAGAGCGTTGCGTCCGGCTATGGCCGCAATATCGTCAACGTGATCCTGGTGGACTTCCGCGCCCTGGATACCCTGGGTGAGATCTTCGTGCTGGCGCTGGCCGCCGTGGGTGTGTACGCCATGATCAAGCTGCGCGCGGAGGACAAGAAGCAATGA
- a CDS encoding MFS transporter: MSTHNKRWYLRHPVVVIVLAQLFGTSLWFSVNGVALSLERETGLTDAGLGLLTVAVQAGFITGTLLLAITGLADRFPASRLFAAAAVSGAVINAAFIPVAGDFSLAMALRFATGLCLAGIYPLGMKLVVSWTPRHAGLALGWLVGMLTLGTALPHLLRGATLELPWQAPLLLASLLALFAAVMVRALGDGPHLPATASGGRPWSGLAAFRRRPFRAAALGYFGHCWELYAFWTLAPLLVLRELGRLDLSPQWMPWLAFGVIGIGALGCVLGGRLSRSQGSLRVARVALGVSGALCLIYPLLGEAAPLLLLGLLFLWGLTVIADSPQFTTLASLSAPRDRLGAALAMMNAVGFALTLPSIALVMHLWGDWQLLVLWLLLPGPALGIWAMSRARAVDYQTQR, from the coding sequence ATGAGCACGCACAACAAGCGCTGGTATCTGCGCCACCCGGTGGTAGTCATCGTGCTGGCGCAGCTGTTCGGCACCTCGCTGTGGTTCAGCGTCAACGGCGTGGCCCTGTCTCTGGAGCGCGAGACCGGGCTCACGGATGCCGGGCTGGGTCTGCTCACCGTGGCCGTGCAGGCAGGTTTCATCACCGGCACCCTGCTGCTGGCCATCACCGGGCTGGCCGACCGCTTCCCTGCCAGCCGGCTGTTCGCCGCGGCTGCCGTGAGCGGCGCTGTCATCAATGCCGCCTTCATCCCCGTCGCCGGCGACTTCAGCCTCGCGATGGCCCTGCGCTTTGCCACCGGCCTGTGCCTGGCCGGCATCTACCCCCTGGGCATGAAGCTGGTGGTGAGCTGGACACCCCGGCACGCGGGCCTGGCCCTGGGTTGGCTGGTGGGCATGCTCACCCTGGGCACCGCCCTGCCCCACCTGTTGCGCGGCGCCACCCTGGAACTGCCCTGGCAGGCACCGCTGCTGCTCGCCTCCCTGCTGGCCCTGTTCGCCGCCGTGATGGTGCGCGCCCTGGGCGATGGCCCGCACCTGCCCGCCACCGCCTCCGGCGGACGGCCCTGGTCCGGGCTCGCGGCATTCCGGCGCCGCCCGTTCCGTGCCGCCGCCCTGGGCTATTTCGGCCATTGCTGGGAGTTGTATGCCTTCTGGACCCTGGCGCCGCTGCTGGTATTGCGGGAACTCGGGCGTCTGGACCTTTCCCCGCAGTGGATGCCCTGGCTGGCCTTCGGCGTCATCGGCATCGGCGCGCTGGGTTGCGTGCTGGGCGGGCGGCTAAGCCGCAGCCAGGGCAGCCTGCGCGTGGCCCGGGTCGCCCTCGGCGTGTCCGGTGCCCTGTGCCTCATCTATCCGCTGCTCGGTGAGGCCGCACCGCTCCTGCTGCTGGGTCTGCTGTTCCTCTGGGGCCTCACGGTCATCGCCGACTCCCCCCAGTTCACCACCCTCGCCTCCCTGAGCGCGCCCCGGGACCGCCTGGGTGCTGCCCTGGCCATGATGAACGCCGTGGGCTTTGCCCTCACGCTGCCGTCCATCGCGCTGGTCATGCACCTGTGGGGTGATTGGCAGCTGCTGGTGCTGTGGCTCCTGCTGCCGGGACCGGCACTGGGGATCTGGGCAATGAGCCGGGCACGGGCAGTGGATTATCAGACCCAGCGCTGA
- a CDS encoding DUF3581 domain-containing protein, with the protein MFLAPFHASANGLVTISAEQGSRFAKEIAGDFNPIHNPDAKRFVVPGDLLFSLVLDRYGLNRRMAFSFTGMVGAGVGLRFPETDAPAFAVEDTTGKGYLNVDREGAVSRDPGLVEGFTRGYVAFSGQTFPGVLVPLMREHGVMINPERPLVIYEGMSFDLKHLDFVAPQLELVDASLVVSGKRGDVSLRFGIRADGAQVGTGAKKLVLSGLREFDEDDMDALVDQYAGWKVAYQGGL; encoded by the coding sequence ATGTTCCTTGCCCCCTTTCATGCCAGCGCCAACGGCCTGGTGACCATCAGTGCCGAGCAGGGCAGTCGCTTTGCCAAGGAGATCGCCGGCGATTTCAACCCCATCCACAACCCGGATGCCAAGCGCTTCGTGGTGCCGGGAGACCTGCTGTTCTCCCTGGTGCTGGACCGCTACGGCCTGAACCGGCGCATGGCCTTCAGCTTCACGGGCATGGTGGGCGCCGGGGTGGGTCTGCGTTTCCCCGAGACCGACGCGCCTGCCTTCGCGGTTGAGGACACCACCGGCAAGGGCTATCTGAACGTGGACCGGGAAGGCGCCGTGAGCCGCGATCCGGGGCTGGTGGAAGGCTTCACCCGCGGCTACGTGGCCTTCTCCGGCCAGACCTTCCCCGGCGTCCTGGTGCCGCTGATGCGCGAGCACGGCGTGATGATCAACCCGGAACGCCCGCTGGTGATCTACGAGGGCATGAGCTTCGATCTCAAGCACCTGGACTTCGTTGCGCCACAGCTGGAACTGGTGGATGCCAGCCTGGTGGTGAGCGGCAAGCGGGGCGACGTGAGCCTGCGTTTCGGCATCCGCGCCGACGGCGCCCAGGTGGGCACCGGCGCCAAGAAGCTGGTACTCAGCGGCCTGCGGGAATTCGACGAGGATGACATGGACGCCCTGGTGGATCAGTACGCGGGCTGGAAGGTCGCCTACCAGGGCGGGCTGTAA
- a CDS encoding OmpW/AlkL family protein, giving the protein MKKWQAFAAAGCLALSAAPAMALDQGDMLVRFGPTWVMPNDDSGAVSANGTAIAGSGVEVDNGVALGISFTYMMTPNLGVEVLAATPFSHDVKGKGSLQGEGTIATIKHLPPTVSLQYHFSDFGQWRPYVGAGINYTTFFDEKGKGNFAGADVSLKDSWGWALQAGMDFDVNDRWFVGASAYYIAIDTTATIRAGADTVKVDVDIDPWVLMVGGGLRF; this is encoded by the coding sequence ATGAAAAAATGGCAAGCGTTCGCAGCCGCCGGCTGCCTGGCCCTTTCCGCCGCCCCTGCCATGGCCCTGGATCAGGGCGATATGCTGGTGCGCTTCGGGCCGACCTGGGTGATGCCCAATGATGATAGTGGGGCTGTCAGCGCGAACGGCACTGCTATCGCGGGTTCTGGGGTTGAGGTGGATAATGGCGTTGCGCTCGGGATCAGCTTCACCTACATGATGACGCCGAACCTGGGTGTCGAGGTGCTCGCGGCCACCCCGTTTTCCCATGACGTGAAGGGCAAGGGGAGTTTGCAGGGGGAGGGTACTATTGCCACCATCAAGCACCTGCCGCCCACCGTGTCTCTGCAGTATCACTTCTCGGACTTCGGTCAGTGGCGTCCCTATGTGGGTGCGGGCATCAACTACACCACCTTCTTCGACGAAAAAGGCAAAGGTAACTTCGCGGGTGCGGACGTGAGCCTCAAGGACTCCTGGGGCTGGGCCTTGCAGGCAGGGATGGATTTTGATGTGAACGATCGCTGGTTCGTGGGCGCCAGTGCCTACTACATCGCGATCGACACCACCGCGACCATTCGCGCTGGCGCCGATACCGTCAAGGTCGACGTGGACATCGACCCCTGGGTCCTGATGGTCGGCGGCGGTCTGCGCTTCTAA
- the fabA gene encoding 3-hydroxyacyl-[acyl-carrier-protein] dehydratase FabA, translating to MRVESFDRDQLLKCGHGEMFGPGNAQLPVPNMLMMDRITRIADEGGAFGKGEMKAELDIHPDLWFFECHFPGDPVMPGCLGLDAMWQLVGFYLAWLGNPGRGRALGVGEVKFTGQVLPRAKKVTYQVDVKRIITRKLILGISDGTVSVDGREIYTAKDLRVGLFTSTDNF from the coding sequence ATGCGCGTAGAAAGTTTCGATCGTGACCAGCTCCTGAAATGCGGCCATGGGGAGATGTTCGGCCCCGGCAACGCCCAGTTGCCCGTGCCCAACATGCTCATGATGGATCGCATCACGCGCATCGCCGACGAGGGCGGAGCCTTCGGCAAGGGCGAGATGAAGGCCGAGCTGGACATCCACCCGGACCTCTGGTTCTTCGAATGCCACTTCCCCGGCGACCCGGTGATGCCCGGCTGCCTGGGCCTTGACGCCATGTGGCAGCTGGTGGGTTTCTACCTGGCCTGGCTGGGCAACCCGGGCCGCGGACGGGCCCTGGGAGTGGGCGAGGTGAAGTTCACCGGCCAGGTGCTGCCCAGGGCGAAGAAGGTCACCTACCAGGTGGATGTGAAGCGCATCATCACCCGCAAGCTGATCCTGGGGATCTCCGACGGCACCGTGAGCGTCGACGGCCGTGAAATCTACACCGCCAAGGACCTGCGCGTCGGCCTGTTCACCTCCACCGACAATTTTTGA
- a CDS encoding rhodanese-like domain-containing protein produces MTDPLTPVGLSPQEAHDLVHDNPRALLVDVRSTMEFLFVGHPMGAIHIPWMDEPDWTINPHFVTEVRKLLLGGVLCEGPEDCAPVVLICRSGKRSKEAGRALLEAGIRKVFNVNEGFEGDLDEQHHRSTKGGWRYHGLPWEQC; encoded by the coding sequence ATGACTGACCCTCTCACCCCCGTGGGCCTCAGCCCCCAGGAGGCCCACGACCTGGTCCACGACAACCCTCGCGCCCTGCTGGTGGACGTGCGCTCCACCATGGAATTCCTGTTCGTGGGGCATCCGATGGGGGCCATCCACATCCCCTGGATGGACGAGCCGGACTGGACCATCAACCCGCACTTCGTCACCGAGGTGCGCAAGCTGCTGCTGGGCGGGGTGTTGTGCGAAGGGCCGGAGGACTGCGCGCCGGTGGTGCTCATCTGCCGCAGCGGCAAACGCTCCAAGGAGGCCGGCCGCGCCCTGCTGGAGGCCGGTATCCGGAAGGTATTCAACGTGAACGAGGGTTTCGAGGGGGACCTGGACGAACAGCACCACCGCTCAACCAAGGGCGGCTGGCGCTATCACGGGCTGCCGTGGGAGCAGTGTTGA
- a CDS encoding Na+/H+ antiporter subunit B, with protein MNMQSLILRTAAHFLLPLLMLFSVFLLLRGHNEPGGGFIGGLVAAAAILLHLFAMEIKSARNVLHVDPRTLMGVGLALASLSAVPAAFLGQAFFTAQWLTLDVPALGELKVGTVLLFDIGVYLVVIGAVLTIMLSLAEAED; from the coding sequence ATGAACATGCAGTCCCTGATCCTGCGCACCGCGGCCCACTTCCTGCTGCCGCTGCTGATGCTGTTCTCCGTGTTCCTGTTGCTGCGCGGCCACAACGAGCCGGGCGGCGGTTTCATCGGCGGCCTGGTGGCCGCGGCGGCCATCCTGCTGCACCTGTTCGCCATGGAGATCAAGTCCGCCCGCAATGTGCTGCACGTGGATCCGCGCACCCTGATGGGCGTGGGTCTGGCGCTGGCGTCTCTGTCCGCCGTGCCCGCCGCCTTCCTGGGTCAGGCCTTCTTCACCGCCCAGTGGCTGACCCTGGACGTCCCGGCCCTGGGTGAACTGAAGGTGGGCACCGTGCTGCTGTTCGACATCGGGGTGTACCTGGTGGTGATCGGTGCGGTGCTGACCATCATGCTGTCGCTGGCCGAGGCGGAAGACTGA
- a CDS encoding four helix bundle protein produces MDDLRGRTKRLALNVIRFVGQLPGSMEGRIIGRQVLRSATSVGAHYRECRHSRSRAEFRSKLGLALQELEETLYWLELLKESKVSAGPGLEALMNECDELIAILIACIKTTKQSGKA; encoded by the coding sequence ATGGATGATTTGCGGGGCAGGACGAAGCGCCTGGCGCTTAACGTAATTCGATTTGTGGGGCAGCTGCCGGGGTCAATGGAGGGGCGAATCATCGGTAGGCAGGTACTGCGCTCGGCGACATCGGTGGGCGCGCATTATCGGGAATGCCGACACAGCCGCTCCCGGGCGGAGTTCAGAAGCAAGCTGGGCCTCGCCCTGCAGGAGCTTGAAGAGACGCTCTACTGGCTGGAATTGTTGAAAGAATCCAAGGTGTCCGCGGGCCCAGGGCTTGAGGCACTCATGAACGAATGCGACGAGTTGATCGCCATATTGATTGCATGCATCAAAACAACCAAACAATCAGGCAAGGCATGA
- a CDS encoding Na+/H+ antiporter subunit C, translated as METLMAFAVGGLYAAAIYMMLRRSIVKLVIGLVLLSNAANLLIFTAAGMDRGLPPLIPEGMLVPDGPVADPLAQALILTAIVIGFGVLAFAVVLIHRAYEVVRADDMDQMKDTDT; from the coding sequence ATGGAAACGTTAATGGCGTTCGCCGTCGGCGGCCTCTATGCCGCCGCCATCTACATGATGCTGCGCCGCTCCATCGTGAAGCTGGTGATCGGCCTTGTGCTGTTGTCCAACGCGGCGAACCTGCTGATCTTCACCGCCGCGGGCATGGATCGCGGCCTGCCGCCGCTGATCCCGGAAGGCATGCTGGTGCCCGACGGCCCGGTGGCCGATCCCCTGGCACAGGCGCTGATTCTCACCGCCATCGTGATCGGCTTCGGCGTGCTGGCCTTCGCCGTGGTGCTCATTCACCGGGCCTACGAGGTGGTGCGCGCCGATGACATGGACCAGATGAAGGACACCGACACATGA
- a CDS encoding MBL fold metallo-hydrolase has translation MVRFLAALAVLAALFTTVQADELDEILKPIQVTERVWYFKGSLEGRTYENQAFTNNLAFVVTDEGVALIDSGPSSQVAERVARAVATVSDKPIRWVINSGSQDHRWLGNSYFAEQGAEIIALKRTAETQARFADQHMARLQGVLKERLEGTRPMPAPEPVDADRHAMTLGGVDFELIYAGDAHFPGDVLVWLPGEKTVFTSDVVYLDRMLGIHPWSDIRGWLEAFAALEALEPEYVIPGHGRASDLAQARADTGDYLRAIHDGVREGLENWEQLDQTVERLGEMPEFRHLTHYDEWHRMNINRVYLDLEANP, from the coding sequence ATGGTCCGATTCCTTGCCGCGCTGGCCGTACTGGCCGCGCTGTTCACCACCGTCCAGGCCGATGAGCTGGACGAGATCCTCAAGCCCATCCAGGTCACCGAGCGGGTCTGGTACTTCAAGGGTTCGCTGGAAGGCCGCACCTATGAGAACCAGGCCTTCACCAACAATCTGGCCTTCGTGGTCACCGATGAGGGCGTCGCGCTGATCGACAGCGGCCCGTCAAGCCAGGTGGCCGAGCGCGTGGCCCGGGCCGTGGCCACGGTCAGCGACAAGCCCATCCGCTGGGTGATCAATTCCGGCAGCCAGGACCATCGCTGGCTGGGCAACAGTTACTTCGCGGAGCAGGGCGCCGAGATCATTGCACTGAAGCGCACCGCCGAGACCCAGGCGCGCTTCGCCGATCAGCACATGGCCCGTCTGCAGGGGGTCCTGAAGGAGCGCCTGGAAGGCACCCGCCCCATGCCGGCCCCCGAGCCGGTTGATGCAGATCGTCATGCCATGACCCTGGGCGGCGTGGACTTCGAGCTGATCTATGCCGGTGACGCCCACTTCCCCGGCGACGTGCTGGTGTGGTTGCCCGGCGAGAAGACCGTGTTCACCAGTGACGTGGTTTATCTGGATCGCATGCTCGGTATCCACCCCTGGAGTGACATCCGCGGCTGGCTCGAGGCCTTCGCGGCCCTGGAGGCCCTGGAACCCGAATACGTCATCCCCGGCCACGGCAGGGCATCGGATCTGGCCCAGGCCCGGGCCGATACCGGCGACTACCTCCGGGCCATCCACGACGGCGTGCGCGAGGGCCTGGAGAACTGGGAGCAGCTGGACCAGACCGTGGAGCGCCTCGGCGAGATGCCCGAGTTCCGCCACCTGACCCACTACGACGAATGGCACCGCATGAACATCAACCGGGTCTACCTGGACCTGGAGGCCAATCCCTGA